The DNA region GTTTCAGGCAGCAGTGAGATGTAAAGCGGTAGAAAGACGGATTTGGTTGTACTGCTTGCCGTTCTGGTCATGCAGGCCTCCTGAGACTTCTTCAAGGTGTGAGACACCCGCTCGATTCGCGGTATGGGGTCGCTGCACGGGACTTGATGGGTTGAGAGGTGCTGCGCGTTTGGGAAGGTTTTGCAGCAAGTGCACAGGTGGCCGAGTGGTTAATGGCAGCAGACTGTAAATCTGCCACTCTTCGAGTTACGGAGGTTCGAATCCTCCCCTGTGCACCATTAGCTTTAGTTGTACGTGGAGAGTTGTGGATCTAAGCCCTGCAGGCAGCGGACGAATGTGGATTGCGCTTGCCGTCATCGGGGTATTGGCTTTGCTTTCCTGGCACACGATGCAGCCAGGGAAGTACCGGTCGCTGACGTGGATTTTATTGGGCTATTTTGCCTTCCGCGTCGCGCTCGAACGCTACCGTTCAAGGTAGGATTGTAGAGTTGGGTTTTTCATGCTGGCGTAGCTCAGTGGTAGAGCACTCCCTTGGTAAGGGAGAGGTCGAGAGTTCAAGCCTCTCCGTCAGCTCCAGATTTTGATTCAGTAGCGCGGGAGTAACTCAGTGGTAGAGTCACAGCCTTCCAAGCTGTTGGTCGCGGGTTCGATTCCCGTCTCCCGCTCCATATGTTTTGAAGGCGATTCCGTAGGAGATTGCGTTGAGCACAATGTATGAGCAGGCTGTACTTCACGTTGCCGATCCCGAACCGTTTGGCGCGGTGAAAGCGGCAATTGAAGCCTCATTCTCTTCGGGTAAAATCGCGGCTTTTCTGAAGTCGCTCGATCGCTCGGGAGTCCGGATTCGCGACTTTCAGTCTGTACTGAACAAAGGACTTCTGGGGCAGACTACGATTGCTGAATATGGCCGGCTTGGCAACAGCGATCAGGGCCAGATCCGCGAGATGTATCTCGCCAGCCTGGAGCGAGTGGCACCGGAGCTGCGGCAGAAATTTTTCAAGCTGTACGCGTATTACTGAGTCGGCAAAGTTTAAGGTTCGGGCAGAGTTTATTTTTGCTTATTTTTTATACCGCCGGTCCAAACGCCGGCCAACACGAGGAGACGAGTAGTCATGGGCAAGGAAAAGTTTGACCGGTCAAAGCCGCACGTAAACATTGGGACGATCGGACACATCGATCATGGCAAGACGACGCTGACGGCGGCGATTACGAAGGTTCTGGCGAAGCATAACCCGAACAACAAGTTTCGTTCGTTTGATACGATCGACAACGCTCCGGAAGAGCGTGAGCGCGGTATCACGATCGCGACCTCGCACGTGGAGTACGAGACTCCGAACCGGCACTATGCGCACGTTGACTGCCCGGGCCACGCCGACTACATCAAGAACATGATCACGGGCGCAGCGCAGATGGACGGCGCGATCCTGGTGGTGGCAGCGACCGACGGTCCGATGCCGCAGACGAAAGAGCATGTGCTGCTGGCGCGCCAGGTTGGCGTTCCTTACATCGTGGTGTTTCTGAACAAGTGCGATGCGGTTGAGGACGAAGAGCTGATCGAGTTGGTGGAGATGGAGGTTCGCGAGCTGTTGTCGAAGTATGACTACCCTGGCGACGATACTCCGATCATCCGTGGCTCGGCACTGGGCGCGTTGAACGGCGAAGCGAAGTGGGAAGAGAAGATCGACGAGCTGATGGCGGCGGTGGACAAGTATGTTCCCCAGCCGGAGCGCGCGGTTGACCTTCCGTTCCTGATGCCGATTGAAGACATCTTTTCGATCTCGGGCCGTGGCACGGTAGTCACGGGCCGTATCGAGCGTGGCAAGATCAAGGTTGGCGAGGCTTGCTCGATCGTCGGCTTCCGCGACACGCAGCAGACGGTGTGCACGGGCGTGGAGATGTTCAAGAAGCAGCTGGACGAAGGTCTGGCGGGCGATAATGCCGGTCTTCTGCTGCGCGGTATCGCGAAGGAAGATGTGGAGCGTGGCATGGTGCTGGCGAAGCCGGGATCGATTACGCCGCACACCCAGTTCAAGGGCGAGATCTACGTGTTGAGCAAGGAAGAAGGCGGACGTCATACCCCGTTCTTCAACGGCTACCGTCCTCAGTTTTACTTCCGCACCACGGACGTGACCGGATCGGCGAAGCTGCCGGAGGGCACGGAGATGGTGATGCCGGGCGACAACATCCAGTTGGAGATTACGCTGCACACGCCGGTTGCCATGGAGAAGGGCCTGCGCTTCGCTATCCGCGAAGGCGGCCGCACCGTCGGAGCCGGTACCATCTCCGAGATCATCAAGTAGTTTTCAGCACCACGCCGGGGGCGGTAAAGCGCCTCCGGCTCTATGGTTGCTATTCAAAATAAAGGGATTTCGCGGCAGAGGCATGAATTCCCGCGAAATCGGTTAGGATAGAAAGATGCGCGAAATTATTACATTGCAATGCCCCGAGTGCAAGAACAGGAATTACTCGACGACGAAGAACAAGAAGACGACCACGGGTCGGCTTGAGTTCTCGAAGTTCTGCAATACCTGCCGCAAGCACACGGACCACAAAGAGACGAAGTAAGCAGTTTTGGCCGGCGGCTTGTGGCTTATAGCCATGGGCCGGAAACCCGGCTGAAGGATCGACCGGGGGGAGTAAGCTCAACGGTTAAACTGTCGGTCTCCAAAACCGAACTTCTCGGTTCGAATCCGAGCTCCCCCGCCAGTTTGTCCGGCCGCAGAGTCCGGACGTAGTACCAGAATTCAGTAGCACGAAGATTGAGGCAGCATTATGGCCAAGACAATAGCAGTAGCGGAACAGACGCCGAACGGGATGCAGTCTCTGAAGACGATGCCGGAGCGCCTCAGCACGTTTCTGAAGGAAGTGCGCAGCGAGATGCGCAAGGTCTGGTGGCCGGGATGGCCCGAGGTTCAGTCGACGACGGTCGTCGTGATTATCACCGTCTTTATCTTCGCGGGCTACTTCTGGCTGGTGGACAACATTATTGGACGTGCGATTGAAGCACTGCTGCACGCGCTGACGGCAAGGTAAGACGGTCGTGAACATCCGGTAGCATGAGTAGAGAGAAGTAAACGATGCGCGAAGAAGGCACAACGATGGCGGCAGAAGAGCAGAATCCGGAAGAGCAGAACCTCGCAGCAGCCAAAGCGGCGGGCGAACCGTCCACTGAAACTTCGGGGGAACAGCTTGCTCCGCCGGTGAATGAGAATTTCAAGTGGTACATCATCCACGCCTACTCCGGGTTCGAGCGCAAGGTGCGCGAATCGCTGGAGAGCCGTATTTCGGCCTTCGGACTGCAGAACAAGATTGGTCGCATCATGATTCCGACCGAGCCGGTCACGGAGTTGCGCAACGGCAAGAAGTACACCATTGAGCGCGTCTTTCTTCCGGGCTATGTATTGGTCGAGATGGACCTCGATAATGATCTCTGGCACGTCATCAAGAACACGCCGCGGGTCACGGGCTTCCTCGGCACGGGCGACAATCCGGTGGCGCTCTCCGAACAGGAAGTCAGCTCGATCATCTTCCGCTCCGACGTTTCCAAGGACCACCCTTCGATGAAGGTCAAGTTCGACAAGGGCGAGCAGGTCCGCATCAACGAAGGACCCTTCGCCAACTTCACCGGAGCCGTCGACGAAGTGAACGAAGACAAGCAGACATTGAAGGTCATGGTCAGCATCTTTGGCCGCTCCACCCCCGTTGAGATCGAGTTCTCGAAGGTCGACAAGATCACGGAGTAACATTCTTTCGCGATTAGCGGAAGACAAAATTTTGGAATTACTTATTTCATTCAGCAGCAGACCCCTGGTCCGCGGCTAGAAGCATAAAGAGGATTTACCGCAATGGCACCGAAGAAGATCACTGGATACGTCAAGCTTCAGATTATGGCCGGCAAGGCCACCCCTGCACCCCCGGTTGGCCCCGCGCTCGGTCAGGCACAGGTCAACATCATGGAGTTCTGCAAGCAGTTCAACGAGCGCACCAAGGCTCCCGATCTGGCTGGGCTCACCATTCCCGTGGTCATCAGCGTGTATGCTGACCGCACGTTCAGTTTCGTCACGAAGACGCCTCCGGCACCGGTGCTGCTGCTGAAGGCTGCCGGTATCGCCAAGGGCTCGGGCACTCCGAACAAGGAGAAACTGGGTAAGGTGACGGAGAAGCAGATCCGCGAGATCGCCACGCAGAAGATGCCGGACATGAATGCCTCTTCGGTTGAGGCAGCATCGAAGACCATCCGCGGCACTGCGCGCTCGATGGGCATCGAAGTCGTCGCCTAAGCAGCACGTAAGATCGTAGTACCTGAGGGAGGAACCTTCGCTTACCGCAGACGCTCATCGTTTGCTGGTAAGTGAAGGTTCCTCCTTTTTGCTTTGAGTGTCTCCCTTTCTCGGGGGTAAAAGAAGATTTGATTAGGTTTCAGAGCATCCCTTTGGGTTAAGGTCCGGTTTTCTATAGAGCGATTTGGGCGTGGCTTCAGCGACGCCCTTTCAAAACCGGTATCTATCAGAGATTCCTTAAAGGCTTGGGTGTCCATCCTTCTCAAGTCAACGTGAAGCAGTAGATGATGTTGGACGGTTCGGCTCGACGGAAGGCTTTAACACCTAGAGGATTCAGCCCCGCTGGTCGATCAGGCGGATCATTTCGAGGAAGAGATCGCCCGCGATTTGGAGGGAGTGGGCGCTGATCTTGTCGATGGTGTCGAAGGCGGTGTGGTGATAGCCGTCGGGCAGTGAGAAGGTGTGAGGGCCGTAGTCGATGTCGATGATGTCGAGGACGGGGACGCCGCGCTGCTTGAAGGGAAGATGATCGTCCTGCACAGCGGTCTCGTTTTTGAAGACGTAGCTGGAGTTGCCGGTGTTCTTCGCGGCCTGTTTGAGCAGGTCGAGGAGCCAGGGGGTTGAGTTCTCGTCACGGTCGATGTTGAGGTCTTTGTCCCCGATCATGTCGGCCAGTAGAAAGGCCTTGATTTTTTTGAGGGTGCCATCCTGCGACCACTTAGCGGCGAGATGACGGGTGCCGTAGAGGGAGTCGGAGTCGGACCAGGACTGGATGGCCTCCTCGCCGTCGTCGAAGACCAGCCAGACGCTGTAGCCCTGCGGCGGATGGGTGCGGAGGTAGTTACCCATTTCGATGAGGAACGCGGTGGTGCAGGCGCCGTCGTTGGCGCCGACGAAGTTTATATCGCGGAGGGGGTAGTTGGTCTCGTAGTGGCTGGCCAGGACGATAATGCCGTCCTTTTTGCCGGGGTAGCGGACGATGAAGTTGCGCATGTCCATCAGGCCGGCGGGGGTGCTGGCGCTAAAGCTGTCGGTTTCGAAGTGGCCCTTGGCGATCTCGGGCTTGAACTGGTCTTTGATGAAGGCTTCGGCCCTGGCGTGGCCGGGTGAGCCGACAAAGCGTTTTGGGGCCGCGTTGAGGTATTGCTGGGTGAGGTTGTAGGCAGCTTGTCCGTTGAAGCGCGCGGGTGCTTTCTGGCCGCGAACGCTTGCTGCGGTGAGTAGAAGGACGAGCAGGGACAAGAAACACCGCAGGTCTTTCGACTTTGCGGTGCTTCGCTTAGGATGACAGATCTTTAGAGCCGCGAATGTCATGAGGACTTGAGTTCCCTGGCTTTACGGCGGGCCGGGTGGACAAAGAAGGCTACGCCGACGCCCACAAAGTAAAGAGCGAGCATGGGGGCGGCGAAGAGGCACATGCTGTAGGGGTCGGGCATGGGGCAGATGATGGCCGCGACCAGGAAGATGATGAGGATGGCGTAGCGAATGTGTTTGAGCAGGAATTTGGCGTCGACGATGCCGAAAAGCGAGAGGAAAAAGATGAGGATGGGCAGCTCGAAGGTGATGCCCAGGCCCAGGATGATGGCGAGGAAAAAGCCGGTGTAGTCCTCGATCGTAATGATGGGATGGAAGTTCTTCCCGAAGTCGAGGATGAGGACTTTGAGCGCGCCGGGAAGGACCCAGCGGTACCCGAACCACGCTCCGATGAAGAAGAGGCCGATGGTCGCGCCCATGAAGGGGACGACGTAGCGCTTCTCGTTGGCGTACATGCCGGGCGAGATGAAAAGCCATACCTGATAGAGGATGAAGGGCGAGGCGAGGATGGCTCCGCCGAGAAATGCGACCTTGAGATAGAGATTGAGTCCGTCGGTGGGATGCGTGAAGTTGAGCGCGATATGCAGGTTACTGAGCGGCTGCTGCACGTAGCCATAGAGGCGCTCGTGAAAGACGTAGGCGACGACGAAGCCGATGAGCAGATAGGCGGCGGAGTGGAGGAGGCGCGTGCGCAGTTCGCCGAGATGCTCCATGAGGCTCATGCCGGGAAGTTCTGCGCGATCAGCTACGGCGGCGCGGGCGCGGTCGACGAAATCAGCCATGGAGAGAGGCCTCGGTCGTCCTGCGATCGGGTGCTGGCTCGGGAGTAATACCTGGCTCGGGAGCTCGGGGGATGGAGTTGAAGGCCTGCGAGATGGAAGAGCTGGCTACGGGAAGGCCGGTAGAAGGTGGCATGAGATTGAGTTCGCCTGAGGTTGCTATGGGAAGAGGTTCGGGAGCCGGTTCGGCGTTAGACTCGCCGGCATTAATCTCGGAGATGGGCTCGACTGTGGTGGCGATGCTTTCGGTCGAGTAGTCGTCCTTGAAGGGATCCATGTGGGGATGCTCTTCGATGGGGTTTTCGCTGTCGTCGGGGATGACAGGGGTGACGGGAGCGGCGGCTTCCATTGCCGCGATCTTCTTCTGCTGATCGGCCTGTTCGGCCTGGCGCAGTTCGTCCTCCATCTGCATACGGAACTCGTTGGAGGCTCGGCGAAACTCGCCCATGAGCTTGCCCAACTGGCGGGCGAGTTCGGGCAGCTTCTTCGGGCCGAAGAGGAGCAGGGCGAGGACGAAAATGAGTGCGCTGTCCTGAAAGCTAGGCATAGATAAGTCTCATGATAAGGCTTACGGCGGAGGGTAACAAATAGATGGCTCCGGTTGACATTGTTGTAAGATTAATGATGTAGGGCTGACGCATTGCAGAACTGAGGCTGATAGCTTCTAAAGCTGAATCTACGAGGAAATGCATCTTTTGGATGCGGTCTTCGTCCAATGAACACGAGCGGCAATGATGGCCGCGAGAGCAGTAAAGAGTAGTAAGGGTTGCAACATCCCCGTGGGTTGGGGGACGGTTTGAAACGGGCCGCCCAGCGAATCCTCTGCAACTTCGGTAGTTCATGCTTTCAACATCCCCGTCTCGGAGGCGAAAGAGGGCGCCGGCGCCAGCCGACACCTAACGACCTCGTGAGACTGAAGGCGGAGTGTATTGAACGGACTCATGGAAGAGGTCGCGGCAACGGCCGTGGCAGATCGTGTTGCGGATACGTGTTCTCTCGACAATTACCTTTCGCAACCTGATCACACGATGGATGCGCGCATTGCAACTGCTCGCGCGGCGCTGGGCACCGATGTCGTTCTGCTGGGGCACCACTATCAGCGCGACGAGGTCATCCGGTTTGCGGACTACACCGGCGACAGCTATAAGCTGAGCAAGGCGGCGGCAGAGACCAACGCGAAGTACATGCTGTTCTGCGGCGTGCACTTTATGGCCGAGACAGCGGATATTCTCGCTCAGCCGTGGCAGCAGGTGATTCTGCCGGACCTGAACGCTGGCTGCTCGATGGCCGATATGGCCGAGATTGGGCAGGTAGAAGATTGTTGGGATTCGCTGGAGCGTGCCGGGCTGACCGATGAGGCTTCGGGTGGATTGATTCCACTGACTTATATGAACTCGGCTGCGTCGATCAAGGCTTTTTGCGGAGAGCGCGGAGGGTTGGTCTGTACTTCTTCGAATGCTCGCGGTGCCTTCGAGTGGGCGTTTGCGCGGGCTGGGAAGATTCTGTTTCTGCCAGACCAGCATCTGGGACGGAACACGGCGTTTGCGATGGGGATTCCGCGGGAGCAGATGGTGGTTTGGGATCCTTACCAGATCAATGGCGGGGTGAGTCCTGATCGGTTGAAAGCTGCCAAGGTGATCTTGTGGAAGGGGCACTGCTCGGTGCATCAGCGGTTTCTGCCGGAGCATGTGGATCGCGTACGCCGCGAGGAGCCCGGGATGCAGGTGATCGTGCATCCGGAGTGCCGCTGGGAAGTTTGCCAGAAGGCCGATGCGGTTGGCTCGACGGAGCGAATTATCAAGTGCATCGAGGACGCTCCCGAGGGTTCAAGCTTTGCCGTGGGCACGGAGATTCATCTGGTGAACCGGCTGGCGAAACGGTTTGCGCCGCTGGGCAAGCGTGTGATTACGCTCGACGATGCGGGATGCCTGTGTACGACGATGTATCGCATCTCGCCGCAGCACCTGGCATGGGCGCTGGAGAATCTTGTTGAGGGACGTGTAGTGAATCGCATCAAGGTGGAAGATGATGTGAAGCAGTGGTCTCGTGTCGCCTTGGACCGGATGTTGGAGATTTCGTGAGGTTTGTGAGAGGGAAGGGCCGTGAGTAAGACGTTTACGTTAGGCGAGGCGCAGACAATGCTGCGGGTGTTGGAGGCGTTGCTGCGAAAGGCGCAGGGGGCAGGATTGCGTGCCGGTGAGTTGGAGATGGGGATGCAGCAGTTGAGCTACCGCATCCATCTTTCGGGCGGCATGAATGTGAATGTGACGGCTGCGGCGCGACGACGTGCGGAGCGCGACAAGGCTGCGCAGGAGGCTGCAGACACGCTGGGCGAGATTGAAGCGATTGGCGTGCAGGTGCAGGACCTGGAGGAAGGATTGCTCGATTTTCCGTGCGTGAAGGATGGGAAGACGGTGATGCTTTGCTGGAAGCTGGGCGAGGACTCGATTACGCACTGGCACGAGCCTGAAGATGGCTTTGCGGGACGGAAGCCGCTCGATGCCGGATTTGGCAAGCCGGAGCGGGAACAATTGAATTGAAGATTTTGGTAGGACGGCTGGGCTAGTCTAATGTCAGACCGATGAGGACTGACGCGACGATGAGACAAGGCCAGTGCAGCGCATTGTGGGTGAAGACATTCGTGGTGATTGTGGTCTGTCTGGCATTGCAGACAGCGCATGCGCAGGATAACTACGAGATTCAGGTCTATGGCGCTGAGACGGTTCCGGCCAAAA from Edaphobacter paludis includes:
- a CDS encoding DUF2203 domain-containing protein, with the translated sequence MSKTFTLGEAQTMLRVLEALLRKAQGAGLRAGELEMGMQQLSYRIHLSGGMNVNVTAAARRRAERDKAAQEAADTLGEIEAIGVQVQDLEEGLLDFPCVKDGKTVMLCWKLGEDSITHWHEPEDGFAGRKPLDAGFGKPEREQLN
- a CDS encoding M28 family peptidase translates to MSLLVLLLTAASVRGQKAPARFNGQAAYNLTQQYLNAAPKRFVGSPGHARAEAFIKDQFKPEIAKGHFETDSFSASTPAGLMDMRNFIVRYPGKKDGIIVLASHYETNYPLRDINFVGANDGACTTAFLIEMGNYLRTHPPQGYSVWLVFDDGEEAIQSWSDSDSLYGTRHLAAKWSQDGTLKKIKAFLLADMIGDKDLNIDRDENSTPWLLDLLKQAAKNTGNSSYVFKNETAVQDDHLPFKQRGVPVLDIIDIDYGPHTFSLPDGYHHTAFDTIDKISAHSLQIAGDLFLEMIRLIDQRG
- the rpmG gene encoding 50S ribosomal protein L33, which gives rise to MREIITLQCPECKNRNYSTTKNKKTTTGRLEFSKFCNTCRKHTDHKETK
- the secE gene encoding preprotein translocase subunit SecE; amino-acid sequence: MAKTIAVAEQTPNGMQSLKTMPERLSTFLKEVRSEMRKVWWPGWPEVQSTTVVVIITVFIFAGYFWLVDNIIGRAIEALLHALTAR
- the tatC gene encoding twin-arginine translocase subunit TatC, which translates into the protein MADFVDRARAAVADRAELPGMSLMEHLGELRTRLLHSAAYLLIGFVVAYVFHERLYGYVQQPLSNLHIALNFTHPTDGLNLYLKVAFLGGAILASPFILYQVWLFISPGMYANEKRYVVPFMGATIGLFFIGAWFGYRWVLPGALKVLILDFGKNFHPIITIEDYTGFFLAIILGLGITFELPILIFFLSLFGIVDAKFLLKHIRYAILIIFLVAAIICPMPDPYSMCLFAAPMLALYFVGVGVAFFVHPARRKARELKSS
- the tuf gene encoding elongation factor Tu; this translates as MGKEKFDRSKPHVNIGTIGHIDHGKTTLTAAITKVLAKHNPNNKFRSFDTIDNAPEERERGITIATSHVEYETPNRHYAHVDCPGHADYIKNMITGAAQMDGAILVVAATDGPMPQTKEHVLLARQVGVPYIVVFLNKCDAVEDEELIELVEMEVRELLSKYDYPGDDTPIIRGSALGALNGEAKWEEKIDELMAAVDKYVPQPERAVDLPFLMPIEDIFSISGRGTVVTGRIERGKIKVGEACSIVGFRDTQQTVCTGVEMFKKQLDEGLAGDNAGLLLRGIAKEDVERGMVLAKPGSITPHTQFKGEIYVLSKEEGGRHTPFFNGYRPQFYFRTTDVTGSAKLPEGTEMVMPGDNIQLEITLHTPVAMEKGLRFAIREGGRTVGAGTISEIIK
- the rplK gene encoding 50S ribosomal protein L11; translated protein: MAPKKITGYVKLQIMAGKATPAPPVGPALGQAQVNIMEFCKQFNERTKAPDLAGLTIPVVISVYADRTFSFVTKTPPAPVLLLKAAGIAKGSGTPNKEKLGKVTEKQIREIATQKMPDMNASSVEAASKTIRGTARSMGIEVVA
- the nusG gene encoding transcription termination/antitermination protein NusG; the protein is MREEGTTMAAEEQNPEEQNLAAAKAAGEPSTETSGEQLAPPVNENFKWYIIHAYSGFERKVRESLESRISAFGLQNKIGRIMIPTEPVTELRNGKKYTIERVFLPGYVLVEMDLDNDLWHVIKNTPRVTGFLGTGDNPVALSEQEVSSIIFRSDVSKDHPSMKVKFDKGEQVRINEGPFANFTGAVDEVNEDKQTLKVMVSIFGRSTPVEIEFSKVDKITE
- a CDS encoding twin-arginine translocase TatA/TatE family subunit, translating into MPSFQDSALIFVLALLLFGPKKLPELARQLGKLMGEFRRASNEFRMQMEDELRQAEQADQQKKIAAMEAAAPVTPVIPDDSENPIEEHPHMDPFKDDYSTESIATTVEPISEINAGESNAEPAPEPLPIATSGELNLMPPSTGLPVASSSISQAFNSIPRAPEPGITPEPAPDRRTTEASLHG
- the nadA gene encoding quinolinate synthase NadA — translated: MNGLMEEVAATAVADRVADTCSLDNYLSQPDHTMDARIATARAALGTDVVLLGHHYQRDEVIRFADYTGDSYKLSKAAAETNAKYMLFCGVHFMAETADILAQPWQQVILPDLNAGCSMADMAEIGQVEDCWDSLERAGLTDEASGGLIPLTYMNSAASIKAFCGERGGLVCTSSNARGAFEWAFARAGKILFLPDQHLGRNTAFAMGIPREQMVVWDPYQINGGVSPDRLKAAKVILWKGHCSVHQRFLPEHVDRVRREEPGMQVIVHPECRWEVCQKADAVGSTERIIKCIEDAPEGSSFAVGTEIHLVNRLAKRFAPLGKRVITLDDAGCLCTTMYRISPQHLAWALENLVEGRVVNRIKVEDDVKQWSRVALDRMLEIS